Proteins encoded in a region of the Zea mays cultivar B73 chromosome 4, Zm-B73-REFERENCE-NAM-5.0, whole genome shotgun sequence genome:
- the LOC103654467 gene encoding anthranilate O-methyltransferase 1-like: MNVERDLHMTRGDGEHSYASNSRLQEKSILKTRPVLHKAVVAAAHACLSLSSGPGGAMVVADLGCSSGPNTLLVVSEVIKAVADCCRHEQQLAAGGQPQHVQFFLNDLPGNDFNLVFQSLELIRKLAAKDGLEEPLLPPYYVAGLPGSFYTRLFPDRTVHLFHSSYCLMWRSKVPDELAAGAVLNEGHMYIWETTPPAVVALYRTQFQEDLSLFLRLRHRELVTGGHMVLTLVGRKSKDVLRGELSYTWGLLAQALQSLLKEGRVEKEKLDSFNLPFYAPSLDEVRDVIARSQAFDVTHFQLFDSNWDPHDDDDDDDAEMKMEEEDAVQSGVNVAMSIRAAIGPLIARHFGEHILDDLFELYAKNVAVHLQKVKTRYPVIVVSLQAK, translated from the exons ATGAATGTAGAGCGCGATCTCCATATGACCCGGGGCGACGGCGAACACAGCTACGCCTCTAACTCCAGGCTTCAGGAGAAGTCCATACTGAAGACGAGGCCGGTGCTGCACAAGGCCGTCGTGGCAGCGGCTCACGCCTGCTTGTCGCTCTCCTCAGGACCCGGCGGCGCTATGGTCGTTGCTGACCTCGGCTGCTCGTCGGGGCCCAACACTCTGCTCGTCGTCTCCGAGGTGATCAAAGCGGTGGCCGACTGCTGCCGACACGAGCAGCAGCTGGCCGCCGGCGGCCAACCACAGCACGTGCAGTTTTTCCTCAACGACCTCCCCGGGAACGACTTCAACCTCGTCTTCCAGTCGCTGGAGCTGATCAGGAAGCTGGCCGCCAAGGACGGGCTGGAGGAGCCGCTACTGCCGCCGTACTACGTCGccgggctgccgggctccttctaCACCCGGCTGTTCCCGGACCGCACCGTCCACCTCTTCCACTCCTCCTACTGCCTCATGTGGCGCTCCAAGGTCCCCGACGAGCTCGCCGCTGGCGCCGTCCTCAACGAGGGCCACATGTACATCTGGGAGACCACGCCGCCGGCGGTGGTAGCCCTGTACAGGACGCAGTTCCAGGAGGACTTGTCGCTGTTCCTCAGGCTACGCCATAGGGAGCTCGTGACCGGTGGCCACATGGTGCTGACGCTCGTGGGCAGGAAGAGCAAGGACGTGCTCCGTGGCGAGCTCAGCTACACGTGGGGCCTCCTCGCGCAGGCTCTCCAGTCGCTTCTTAAAGAG GGCCGTGTGGAGAAGGAGAAGCTGGACTCCTTCAACCTGCCGTTCTACGCACCATCTTTGGACGAGGTGAGGGACGTGATCGCGCGGAGCCAGGCGTTCGACGTCACCCACTTCCAGCTCTTCGATTCCAACTGGGATccacacgacgacgacgacgacgatgacgcggAGATGAAGATGGAAGAAGAAGACGCCGTCCAGAGCGGCGTCAACGTTGCCATGTCCATCAGGGCCGCGATCGGGCCCCTCATTGCCCGCCACTTCGGCGAGCACATACTTGACGATCTCTTCGAGCTGTATGCCAAGAATGTCGCGGTGCACCTCCAGAAAGTGAAGACCAGGTACCCTGTCATCGTCGTTTCCCTCCAGGCGAAATGA
- the LOC103654468 gene encoding anthranilate O-methyltransferase 1, with amino-acid sequence MNVERDLHMTRGDGEHSYASNSRAQEKSILKTRPVLHKAVAAAHALSLSSGPGGAMVVADLGCSSGPNTLLVVSEVIKAVADCRHELATGSQPQHVQFFLNDLPGNDFNLVFQSLELIKLAANKDRQEEPLLPPYYVAGLPGSFYTRLFPDRCVHLFHSSYCLMWRSKVPDELASGAVLNEGNMYIWETTPPAVVALYRRQFQEDLSLFLTLRHTELVSGGHMVLTFLGRKSKDVLRGELSYTWGLLAQALQSLVKEGRVEKEKLDSFNLPFYVPSVDEVRDVIAQSQAFDVIHIQLFDVKWDGGDDDVEMEDYGGVESSVSVARSIRAVVGPLIARHFGEHILDHLFELYAKNVAMHLQKVKTKYPVILVSLQAK; translated from the exons ATGAATGTAGAGCGCGATCTCCACATGACCCGGGGCGACGGCGAACACAGCTACGCCTCCAACTCCAGGGCTCAGGAGAAGTCCATACTGAAGACAAGGCCGGTGCTGCACAAGGCCGTGGCAGCGGCGCACGCCTTGTCGCTCTCCTCAGGACCCGGCGGCGCCATGGTCGTCGCGGACCTCGGCTGTTCGTCGGGGCCCAACACTCTGCTCGTCGTCTCCGAGGTGATCAAAGCGGTGGCCGACTGCCGACACGAGCTGGCCACAGGTAGCCAACCACAACACGTGCAGTTTTTCCTAAACGACCTCCCCGGGAACGACTTCAACCTCGTCTTCCAGTCGCTGGAGCTGATCAAGCTGGCCGCCAATAAGGACAGGCAGGAGGAGCCGCTACTGCCGCCGTACTACGTCGccgggctgccgggctccttctaCACCCGGCTGTTCCCGGACCGCTGCGTCCACCTCTTCCACTCCTCCTACTGCCTCATGTGGCGCTCCAAGGTCCCCGACGAGCTCGCCAGTGGCGCCGTCCTCAACGAGGGCAACATGTACATCTGGGAGACCACGCCGCCGGCGGTGGTGGCCCTGTACAGGAGGCAGTTCCAGGAGGACTTGTCGCTGTTCCTCACGCTACGCCACACGGAGCTCGTGTCCGGTGGCCACATGGTGCTGACGTTCCTGGGCAGGAAGAGCAAGGACGTGCTCCGTGGCGAGCTCAGCTACACGTGGGGCCTCCTCGCGCAGGCTCTCCAGTCACTCGTTAAAGAG GGCCGTGTGGAGAAGGAGAAGCTGGACTCCTTCAACCTGCCGTTCTACGTACCATCGGTGGACGAGGTGAGGGACGTGATCGCGCAGAGCCAGGCGTTCGACGTCATCCACATCCAGCTCTTCGACGTCAAGTGGGATGGAGGCGACGACGACGTGGAGATGGAAGACTACGGCGGCGTCGAGAGCAGCGTCTCCGTCGCCAGGTCCATCAGGGCCGTGGTCGGGCCCCTCATCGCGCGCCACTTCGGCGAGCACATACTCGACCATCTCTTCGAGCTGTATGCCAAGAATGTCGCGATGCATCTTCAGAAAGTGAAGACCAAGTACCCTGTCATCCTTGTTTCCCTCCAGGCGAAATGA